One window of Salvelinus fontinalis isolate EN_2023a chromosome 19, ASM2944872v1, whole genome shotgun sequence genomic DNA carries:
- the LOC129816770 gene encoding POU domain, class 3, transcription factor 3-A-like: MVWGMATATSSPYLASNRILSTGSIVHSDRGVGGMQRGSTAVTSVSGGYRGDPSVKMMQSDFMQGAMATSNGGHMLSHAHQWMTSLPHAAAVAAAVAAADAGSPWSSGPVGMTGSPQPQDVKRNSDREDMHSGSALHHRSLHLGSHQAQHPGAWGSTSATHIASLSEGQQQQQSLIYSQPGGFTVNGMLNSPGSLMHPGMVRGDSPDLDHGSHHHHHHHHQHPHHQQHHAGVSHDPQSDEDTPTSDDLENFAKQFKQRRIKLGFTQADVGLALGTLYGNVFSQTTICRFEALQLSFKNMCKLKPLLNKWLEEADSTTGSPTSIDKIAAQGRKRKKRTSIEVSVKGALESHFLKSPKPAGQEITSLADSLQLEKEVVRVWFCNRRQKEKRMTPPGLPHSPEDEYSQVGNMSSDTPSPSMDCKRMFSDT; encoded by the coding sequence ATGGTTTGGGGAATGGCAACAGCCACCTCCAGTCCATACCTGGCCAGCAATAGGATCCTATCCACCGGCTCCATCGTTCACTCCGACCGGGGGGTCGGTGGCATGCAGCGGGGCAGCACCGCAGTCACCTCGGTGTCTGGTGGATACAGAGGGGACCCCTCCGTGAAGATGATGCAGAGTGACTTTATGCAGGGCGCTATGGCAACGAGCAACGGGGGACACATGTTAAGCCATGCCCATCAGTGGATGACATCCCTGCCTCACGCCGCTGCGGTTGCAGCCGCAGTGGCAGCTGCCGACGCCGGCTCTCCCTGGTCCTCCGGCCCCGTTGGGATGACGGGTAGCCCGCAGCCGCAGGATGTGAAAAGAAACTCCGACAGGGAGGACATGCACTCAGGCTCCGCTCTACACCACAGGTCTCTGCATCTGGGCTCCCACCAGGCACAACACCCAGGAGCCTGGGGTAGCACCTCAGCCACGCATATAGCCTCCCTTTCCGaagggcagcagcagcaacagtcgCTGATCTACTCCCAGCCCGGGGGATTCACGGTTAACGGAATGCTCAACTCACCGGGGAGCCTAATGCACCCGGGGATGGTGAGGGGGGACTCCCCTGATCTCGACCACGGcagtcatcatcatcaccatcaccaccaccagcatccacatcaccagcagcaccacGCCGGGGTGAGCCACGACCCACAGTCCGACGAGGACACGCCGACCTCGGACGACCTGGAGAACTTCGCCAAGCAGTTCAAACAGCGCCGGATCAAACTGGGCTTTACGCAAGCGGACGTGGGCTTGGCACTAGGCACCCTGTATGGTAACGTCTTCTCACAGACCACGATATGCAGGTTCGAGGCGCTGCAGCTGAGTTTCAAGAACATGTGCAAGCTGAAGCCGCTGCTCAACAAATGGCTGGAAGAGGCCGACTCGACCACCGGTAGCCCCACCAGCATCGATAAGATCGCGGCGCAGGGCAGGAAGAGGAAAAAGCGCACGTCCATCGAGGTGAGCGTCAAAGGAGCTTTGGAGAGCCACTTCCTCAAAAGCCCCAAACCCGCTGGCCAGGAGATCACCTCTCTGGCGGACAGTCTGCAGCTGGAGAAGGAGGTGGTCCGGGTCTGGTTCTGCAACCGCAGGCAGAAGGAAAAGAGGATGACGCCACCGGGGCTGCCACACAGCCCGGAGGACGAGTACTCTCAGGTCGGCAACATGAGCTCAGACACACCGTCACCCTCAATGGACTGCAAGCGAATGTTCAGCGATACGTGA